GGCCGTCACCAATCTGGAGAATCACCTGCGTGCTTTATCTCCTGATTTTAGCCTGGATATTCCGTCGCCGGTGGGCCGCGATCTCGTGCTGACCATTGACCGCCGCATTCAGGCCATCGTGGAGGATGAACTGAAGTTCGCCGTTGATTACTACGGCGCAACCGGCGGCACCATCATTGTGATGGATCCAAAGACGGGCGAGATTTTGGCCATGGCGTCTGCACCCGGCTACTCGCCCAATACGTTTTATGAGGTGCAGGCCGCGCCCGACCAGCATGACCCATTCAGCGATCCCGCCACCGGGCTGCTGTATGAGCCAGGGTCAGTGTTCAAGATCGTCACCATGGCCGCGGGCCTGGATTCGGGCAAGGTGACACTCGATCAGAAGTTCAAGGATGTGGGCGTCCTGGAAGTAGGCGAACGCGAGATTCGCAACTCGGACCGCCAGGCGCATGGCGAGGTCGCCATTCCCACGATCCTGCAGCGTTCCTTGAATATCGGTTCGGCGCAGGTGGCCCTGGCCATGGGCGCCGACACATTCTATTCCTATGTCGAGCGCTTTGGTTTCGGTAATGTCACCGGCGTTGATCTGTCCGGTGAGGTGCGCGGCATCGTCAAGAGGCCCAAGTCCAGCGCGCAGTGGAGCCCGTCCGATCTGGCTACCAATGCCTTCGGCCAGGGCATCAGCGTGACACCCATGCAGATGATTTGCGCGGTGTCGGCGGTCGCCAATAACGGCGTCATGATGCGCCCCCATGTGGTCAAGGCCATCGTGGATCACGGGCGCTGGTTCGAGATCGAACCGTCGCCGGTGCGCATTGCCATCTCACCCCAGACCGCCCGCCTGATGACCGATATCCTGGTCAGCGTGGTGGAGAACGGCGGCACCAATCAAGCCGCCGTGCCTGGCTATCATATCGCCGGCAAGACCGGCACGGCTGAGATTCCGGGGCGTACAGCCTACGACTCTGACCTGACGATTTCGACCTATGTCGGCTATGCACCGGCCGCCGACCCTCGTTTCGTGGTGCTGGTCAAGCTGGACAAGACGCGGCTGTCGGTTTGGGCAGGGCACACCAGTGCTCCCACCTTCCAACGGCTGGCGCGACGCCTGTTTGCCCTTCTCAACATTCCGCCCAGTGACGGATGAATCGCTCATGCAACTGACCTTGTCACACCTGCTCGCCGTGTTGGCCAACCCGGCAGCAATCAGCCTGAACACCCCTTCCCCCGCGACGGTCTCCGATCTCCGGTCTCCGATCTCCGGTCTCCGGTCTCCGGTCTCCGGTCTCCGGTCTCCGGTCTCCGATCTCCGGTCTCCGATCTCGACCGTCGTAGTTGATTCGCGGCAGGTGCAGCCGGGCGCGGTGTTCGTGGCCCTGGCTGGGGAACGCACCAATGGCCATTCCTTTGTGACCGACGCCTTGCACCGGGGGGCCGTGGCGGCTATCGTGGAGCAGGACGTGGTTCCAGATGCTGAGTGTTGGATCGTGGATACCCGAGCATTCGTGCTCCAGCACTCAGCCTCATCTTTCAGCCCACCCCCGACGGGCCGGCCGCTGCTGCTGCGCGTGGAAAACTCGCTGCAGGCGCTGCAAGCCTGGGCCGCGGCCTGGCGCGCGGACGTAGGCGCGGTCAGCGGCCTGCGGGTGATCGGCATCACCGGCAGCGTGGGCAAGACGAGCACCAAAGAATCGGTAGCCTCCGTGCTGGCGCGGCGCTTTCCCACGCTCAAGAGTGTGGGCAACCAGAACAATGAAATTGGCGTGCCCCTGACCCTGCTGCGCCTGACGCCGGCCGACCGGCGCGCGGTGCTGGAGATGGGCATGTACTACTTGGGCGACATTGCCCTGCTGGCGCGCCTGGCTCAGCCCCAGGTGGGCGTCATTACCAATGTGGGGCCAGTGCATTTGGAGCGCGCTGGCAGCCTGGAGCGCATTGCCCAAGCCAAAGGCGAACTGATCGAAGCCCTGCCGGCCTCTGGCGTGGCCATTCTCAACCAGGATGACCCCCTGGTGATGGCCCTGGCACCGCGCAGCGCGGCGCGGGTCTTCACCTACGGCCTCGACAGCCGCGCCGATCTCTGGGCTGATGAGATCAGCAGCGAAGGGCAAGAGGGCATCCGTTTTGCCCTGCACTACGAGGGCGACCATCTGCATGTCAAGGTGCCCATGCTGGGGCGCCACAGCGTACACACGGCGCTGCGTGCCGCGGCCGTGGGCCTGGTGGAGGGACTGAACTGGCAGGAAATCATCGAAGGCTTGCAAGATGTGCAGGCGCAGCTACGCCTGGTGGTGGCGCCCGGCCTGCGTGGCAGCATGGTGATTGATGACACCTACAGCGCCAGCCCGGCCGCCACCCTGGCCGCGCTCAACCTGTTGGCCGACCTGGCGGTGCCATCTGGCGCTCGCCGCATCGCCGTTCTGGGTGACATGCGCGAACTGGGCGATCAGACGGAGATTGGGCATCGCAAGGTGGGCCAGCGTGCGGCCGATGTCGCGGGGAAACTGGTCGCCGTGGGGCCGCTGGCTCGCCTGATTGCGGCTGAGGCGCTCAGCGCCGGCATGGCGCCGGGCAATGTGGCCCAGGTGAATGACAACGCCGGCGCCGTGGCCGTCTTGCGCAGCATGGTGCAAAGCGGCGACTTGATCCTGGTCAAAGGCTCGCGTGCCCTGCATTTAGAGGAAATTGTGGCCGCTCTCAGCCGGCCGGAAAGCGAGGACGTGTAGGAAAATGGCCTATTCGTTGACGCTGGGCGCCATCGCCTTTTTTCTGGCCGTCATTTGGGGCCGGCCGCTGATCAACCTGCTGGTCCGCAACCGCATCGGCAAACAGATTCGCATCGAGGGACCAACGACACACCAGGTCAAGACCGGCACACCCACCATGGGCGGCCTGATGATCCTGATCCCGGTTATCGTCATTACCAGTGCCCTCAACATCGCCAATCTGCTCGGCTGGAACATCATCGGCCGTTCCGTATTGGTGCCCATGACGGTCCTCTTGCTGTTTGGCCTGCTGGGCGCGGTTGACGATCTGGAAGGGGTGCGCGGCCGTCGCAGCAAAGGCGAGGGCATCCTGGGCCGTTGGAAGGCGCTGGCGCAGATCATCCTGGCGACCCTGGTCGTGCTTTTTTTGCATTTTGTCCTGGACCTGCGCAGCGTGGCCGTGCCAGGCATTCGGGAGAAGATTGAGATTGGCCTGTGGTACATTCCGGCGGCGGTGTTCATCGTGGTGGCCTTTTCCAACGCCGTCAACCTGACCGACGGGCTGGACGCGCTGGCCGGCAGCCTGGCGGCCAGCGCCTTCACCTGCTATGGCGTCATCGCATTCTTGCAGCAGCAGGTGTGGCTGGTGGCCTTCTGTTTCACGCTGGTGGGCGCCATCATGGCCTTTCTGTGGTTCAATGCGCACCCCGCTGAGCTGTTCATGGGGGACACCGGCTCCCTGGCGCTGGGCGCGACCCTGGCCGTGGTGGCCTTGATGACCGGCCAATGGCTGCTGCTGCCGGTGGTGGCCGCCGTCTACACCGCAGAAACGGTTTCCGTGACGTTGCAGGTGCTCTGGTTCAAGCTCTCGCGGCGCCTCTACGGCCAGCCGCGGCGCCTGTTCAAAATGGCCCCATTGCATCATCATTTTGAACTGACGGGCTGGTCAGAGACGCAGGTCACGCAGCGGTTTTGGCTGGTGGGCATTCTGTGCGGCATGCTGGGCATTGCCCTGGCGTTACTCTGAGTAGGTGGCTATGGCACACATTGCACTTCATATCAACAGCCCGCAGTCGCTGCCGGCCACGGCCGGTCAAGCCATTGCCCTCGCGCTGCGCCCGGTCAGCCAGGAAATCCACCTGGCCCTGGAACAGGCGCAGACTGAGCGAGCCTTGAGCCTGGCCACGGTCACGCTGGCGGCCGCAAGCGCGCAGTTGACGACGCCCGCTGCCGGGTCTTTGGACGCGTGCCTGCACCTGCTGGCCATCGAGATTGCCGCCAGCCCGTTGACCTGCCTGGCCGATGGCACGCTGCAAGAAGCGCTGGAGGTCTGGATCGAACATCGCGCCTGGCGCGTCAGCCCGTTGGAAGGGCGCCGCCTGGCCGATCGCGTCGCTCAGCGCCTGAGCACCGGCACGGACGCGACTTGGAGCCAGCGCGTGGCCCCCAACGGTTATTGGCAGGCCAGCGTCTGGGCGCCGTTGACATATGGGTGAGATGATGAATTCGTCCTGGTTCAGAGGCAAGCGCATCGTCATTTTGGGCCTGGCCCGGCAAGGCACGGCCCTGGCGCGCTTCCTGGTTGGCCGGGGCGCGCATGTCACCATCAGTGACCTGCAGCCGGCCGGCGCCGCGTCTCTGGCCGCAGCCCAGGCCGCGGTGGCTGACCTGCCGGTGACGCTGGCCCTGGGCGGCCATCCGCTGGCGCTGTTGGACGATGCCGACCTGCTGTGCCTCAGCGGCGGCGTCTCGCCTGATCTGCCGATCGTGCAGGCGGCGCGGGCGGCCGGCATCCCGCTCAGCAACGACTCGCTGTTGACCTTGCAGCAGACCGCGGCCTTCAGCGTGGGCATCACCGGCTCCAGCGGCAAGACCACGACGACGACCTTGACCGGCGCGATGCTCAAGGCCAGCGGACTGACGACCTGGGTCGGCGGCAATATCGGCACCCCGTTGATTGATCAACTGGACGCCATCGCCGCGAATGACCGCATCGTGCTGGAGTTGTCGAGTTTTCAACTGGAGCTGTTCGACCCCGCCCTATGCCTGGGCGAGCCGGTCAGCACCCGTGTGGCCGGCATGCTCAATGTGACGCCCAATCATTTGGACCGCCACCCTTCGATGGACGCGTACGCGGCGGCCAAGCGTAACCTGCTGCTGCATCAGCGCGCCGGCGATGTCGCGGTGCTTGGACTGGACAACGAGATCACCGCGGCCTGGTATGCGGCTTACGCGACGGCTGCAGGGCGCGGCCTGCCAGGCGCTGGCGTGCAGGTGTTGGGCTTCAGTCTGCTGACCGAGCCGCCAGTCGGCGCCTCCCTGCGCGGCGACGAGCTGCGCCTGCGCTTGCCAGGGCAGGCCGAGCAGCGGGTGTGTCGCGTCGCGGATGTGCGCCTGCGCGGCAGGCACAACATCGCCAATCTGCTGGCGGCCTTCTGCCTGAGCGGGGCGGCCGGCGCCAGCGTCGAGGCCATGACCGCGGTGGCAACGACATTCAGCGGCGTGGCCCATCGGCTGGAACTGGTACGGGTGCATGCCGGGGTGGCATGGTACAACGACTCGATTGCCACTGCGCCCGAACGGACCATCGCCGCGCTGCAGTCCTTCGACGAGCCGATCATTCTGCTGGCCGGGGGGCGCGATAAGCATCTGCCGTGGGATTTGCTGGCGCTGGCTGGTCGCGGCCGGGTGCGCCATGTCGTCACCTTTGGCGAGGCGGCCGGCCTGATCGAACGTGCCCTGGCCGATTTTGCCGCCGCGCATCCTGCTGCGCCGGGCGCCGCGCCGTCGGTTCAGCATACGGACAGCCTGGCGCAGGCCGTGGCCCTGGCCGCGACCCTTGCCCAACCCTCGGATGTGGTGCTCCTGTCGCCGGGCGGCACCAGTTACGATGCCTATCGCGATTTTGCCGCGCGTGGCGAGCACTTCCGGGCGTTGGTTGACGGGTTGTGAGGGATTTTATAACATGAAGACAGCCAAAAACGTTGCTCTGCTCGATTACGGGTTGCTGGTTCTGACAGCAACTCTGATTGGTATTGGCTTCATCATGATTTTTAGCTCCAGCTACCAGCAGTCGGTGATGCGTTTCGAGTTGTCGCCCACCTATTTTGCGCAGCGCCAACTGCAATGGATTGTGGTCGGTACGGTGGCGATGTTGGCCTGTGCTCTGGTGAATTATCATCTGCTCGAACGCTACGCGACTCCCCTGTTGGGCACGATCCTGCTCCTGCTCGTGGCCGTGCTGCTCTTTGGCGAGGATATCTACGGCGCCAGGCGCACCCTGGCCGGTGGGTCGGTGCAGCCCGGCGAGGCCGCGAAGCTCATCATGATCATTTACGCCTCGGCCTGGCTCACCAGTAAGGGGGAGAAGATCAAACTGATCTCCTATGGCTTGCTGCCCTTTAGCGTCGTTTTGGGCATCGTGGCCGGGTTGATTATTCTGGAGCCGAACCTCAGCACCGCGCTGCTGATTACCATCACTGCGATGACGATGTTCTTCATCGCCGGCGCCACGCTGCGTCAGGTGATCGTGTGTGTGGCGATCTTCTTACTCACCTGCGGCCTGCTCTTTACGCGCTATCCCCATGCGCGCGAGCGCATTACGCAGATGATCAGCGCGGGCGGTGATCCCAGCCAGGGCACGAACGAGCAGGCGCAGCAGTTTGGCGACGCCTTCAAGAACGGCGGTCTGTTGGGCCGCGGCCTGGGCAATGGCGATCTCAAGACGAACATGCCGCTACCCTGGACTGACGGCATCGTGTCGGTCATCGGTGAGGAGTTCGGCTTGCCGGGCACTCTGTTCGTGGTGGCGCTTTACCTGGGATTGACCTTTCGCGGGCTGCGCATCGCTTCGCAGGCCGCGGACGGCTTCGGTTTCCTGTTGGCGTTTGGCATTACCATCTGGCTGGTCTATCAGGCCATCGTGCATGTGGCCGCGGCCACTGGGTTGGGGCCGCTCACCGGCGTGACGCTGCCCTTCGTCAGCTATGGCGGGTCGTCGCTGGTGATCAACATGTCAGCCATCGGCATTTTGATGAGTATCGCCCAGGGCACAGGGCAGGGCAAAAATTGGAAAGGGGCAGCGGTCAATGCGCGTTTTGATTTCTGGCGGGGGTACGGGCGGCCACGTCTATCCGGCCCTCGCCGTCTTCCAGGCACTGCAAGCACGACTCGACGCCGCACCGGCGGACGCCACATCCCGCGACCAGCCCCGCGCGGCGCAGTCATCAGCAGCGGCCGCGCCGCGCCGCGCAGTGCCGCCGTCAGCGGCGGACGCGCCGCCCCACGCCGCGCCGCGCCGCGTCGCCAGTTGGCCGCCGCCGCCCGTCTCTTCGGCCGCCGTCGCCCTTTACGTCGGCAGTGAGGACGGCGTGGAGCGCGACCTGGCGATGCGTGCCGGGCTGTCCTACCGGGCCATTGCCACCGGTCAACTGCGGGGACGGGCGCCCTGGACCGCCGCGGCCAACCTGCTGCGCATGGCGCACGGGGCGCGGCAGAGCGCCGCGCTCCTGCGTGAGTTTCAGCCGCAGGTCTGTTTTGTGACCGGCGGCTACGTCTGCACCCCGGTCGCGTGGGCCGCCAAGCGCATGGGCGTGCCTGTTCTGATCTATTTGCCCGACCTGACGCCGGGCCTGGCGATTCGAGCCTTGAGCCTGCTGGCCGCGCGGGTGGCGGTCTCGTTTCCTGAAGTGGCGCCGTGGTTCCCCGGCAAGGCGGTTGTCACCGGCTATCCGTTGCGGCCAGAACTGCACGCGGCAGCCGCCGACCGGCCCGGCGCCCGCGCTCATTTCAACCTGGCGCCGGATTTGCCGGTCTTGCTGGTGTTTGGGGGCAGTCGCGGCGCCCGCAGCATCAATCAGGCGTTGCTGGCCGCCCTGCCCGCGTTGGTCGGGCAGATGCAGGTCGTTCACATCAGCGGCACGCTCGACTGGCCGCAGGTCGAGGCGCAGGCAGCGGCCTTGCCAGAGTCGGTGCGGGCGCACTACCACGGCTTCGCCTACCTGCACGATGACATGGCCCTGGCCCTGGCCGCGGCCGACCTGGTGGTGGCCCGCGCCGGCGCCTCCACCCTGGGGGAATTTCCCCTGTTGGGGCTGCCGGCCATCCTGGCGCCTTACCCGTATGCCGGGCAGCATCAGGACGCCAACGCCGATTACCTGGTGCAGCGCGGCGCGGCCGTCAAACTGGGTGATGGCGAGCTGAGCACCCGCCTGGCGCCGCTGCTGCTCGACCTGGTGCAGGATCGCACCCGTTTAGGGCAGATGGCGCAGCAGGCCGCCAGCCTGGCGCGACCGCAGGCGGCAGAGGCCATCGTGGATGAGCTGTTGAGATTGGGAGCATCGCATGGCTGAGACCGATGTCCAGGGCATACGCATTGCCCTTGTCACCATTTTCTTGATCGCCATTGCCATGGCCTCCGGTTATCGTCGGGGCACGTTGCGGGAAGCGGCGACTACCGTGCTTCTCGCCTTTTTTGCTTCGCTGCCTTCGACCCCGCTGGGCGTTAGTCTTGTAGATTCCTTGAATTCCATTGCGCGCCAGGTCAAGGCGGTTGGATTTCAACTACAGGTGCTCATTCCTGGCATGCCCGATGCAAAGGCCGCGGTGAATACACTGAAAGACTGGCGTCTGATTCCCCTCCAGCAGCAGGAAGCGTTCATCTTCATTGTTTTCCTGGCAGGCATCTTTCTTGCCTATCGGGCAGGCAACATTGTTTTGACGTCGAAAAGAAGCCCGCCGTCAATGGGCGGCGCGCTGATGGGGTTGTTCAACGCGTACATCCTGGGACTGGTCCTGTTGCCCGACCTGCCGCGGGCCGTGCCGGCTCCCCAGGTCATCATGAACGGTAAGGAATTGACGCGGCAGGCCACTGAAACCTTCGCGCAGGTGGCGACGAGCATTGGCGTCACATTCTCGGCCGACAACATTCTGTTCGGGATCATCCTGTTGGTGGCGGTTTTGATGTACTGGGCGGTCGGCGAGCTGCGTTGAGGGTGATAACTCATGGGACCGATTGAAGCGCTCTGGGGCATCGTGGTGATCTTCTTCGTGATGATCAGCATCGTGCGCGGCTACAACAAGGAGCTTGGCTCGACTGTGTTGATCCTGGTGGCGCTGGTGGCCCTGAAGCTGCTGGATGGCCCGCTGACGACCGCGGTCAAGGCCGTTTTTCGCGGCGACAGCCAAAACCTGGCCCTGATGGTCACTTTTCAGGCGGTTTTCATTTTGATCGTCTTCGCCGGTTACTCCGGCGAAACCCTGATCTTCAGAGGCCAGCCGCGGCGCGGCAGCTCAGGACTGTTTTTCAATATCGTTTTCGGACTTGTCAACGGCATCCTGGTGGCCGGGACCTTGTGGCATTACATGGCTCTCTACAAATATCCACTGCCCAAGAGCATACTCGATGCCACGAAGCTATCGGATTTTGCCAAGGCCGCGCCCGCACATCTGCCCCCGACGTTGCCGGTAACGGCCCTGGTGGCGCTGCTTCTTTTTCTGATCATCCTGCGGGTGCGGAAGTAGGGCGGCCATGCCAACGAACGAACGCAGCGCCTGGCGCACCTGGCTGGGACAGCCGCCGGGCAAAACCCCGCCCCGGCTCCATCTGATCGGCATTGGCGGCAGCGGCCTGGCGGCCATTGCTCGGGTTCTTTTACAACGGGGGTTTCGTGTGTCCGGCTCGGATCGGCAAGAGAGCGCGACCCTGGCCGAATTGCGCAGCCTGGGCGCCACGGCTTTCGTGGGGCACGCCGCGGCGCAGGTGGCGGGCGCTGACCTGGTCTTGATCTCCTCGGCGGTGCCGCCGGATAACCCTGAGGTGACCGCGGCGCAGGCGGCCGGCGTCCCGGTCGTCAAGCGCCAGGACTTCTTGGGGCCATTGCTCCACGAGCAGACGCTGATCGCCGTGGCCGGTACGCATGGCAAGACCACAACGACCGGCATGGTGGCGACCATCCTGATCGGCGCGGGGCGTCAGCCAGGCTTCATCGTGGGCGGGCTGGTGCGCAACCTGGGCGTCAATGCGGCCGCCGGCGCCGGGCAGGTCTTTGCCATCGAGGCCGATGAGTATGACCACATGTTTTGGGGCTTGCATCCCACGGTGGCGATCATCACCAATGCCGAATGGGACCATCCTGATTGCTACCCGACGGCGGCTCTGTTCGCCCAGGCGTTCGACCGCTTCATGCGCCAGGTGCGGCCGGGCGGGTGGCTGGTGGCCTGCGCGGATGACCCTGGCGCGCAGCAGTTGGCGGCCGCGTACGCAACTGACGGCGGGCAGGTGGTGCATTACGGTCTCACGTCAGGGTCTTTACTACACGCAACAGAGGTTGATCTGCTGGCTGATGGCGGTAGTCGGGCCGTGGTGTGGCAGGGAGCGGAGCTGATGGGCACGCTGCGCCTCCAGGCGCCTGGCATGCACAATGTGCGCAACGCCCTGGCCGCGTTGGCCGCCTGTCAATGTTTGGGGGTGGCGCCGGCCGTGGCGTTGGCTCAGTTAGCAGCCTATCGGGGCGCGGGCCGTCGTTTCGAGGCCAAAGGTGAGGTCAATGGCATCCGGGTGTTCGATGACTATGCCCATCACCCCACTGAGATTCGCGCGACGCTGGCCGCGGCGCGTCACCTGGCGGGCGCGGGCCGTGTGTGGGCCTTCTTTCAGCCGCATACCTACAGCCGCACCCTGGCCCTGTGGGGCGACTTCTGCCGGGCCTTCGGTGATGCCGACCAGGTGCTCGTCACCGACATCTTCGCGGCGCGTGAAACCGATCACCTGGGCGTGAGCGGCGCCGGCCTGGCCGCGGCCATCGTGCATCCAGCCGTGCGCTACATCGCTCACCTGGAGGAGGCTGCCAACTACCTGGCGCAGGAGATGCAGCCCGGTGATCTGCTCCTGACCCTGGGCGCGGGGGACGGCTACCTGGTGGGAGAGATGGTATTGCGCATAGTCAAAGAGCATAACGGCACGAACGTTCGCCGCTCTCAGGACTTATCCACAAATGGGTAAATTGACCTTTTGCGGACTTGGTGTATAATGATTTTTGAGCTACACGCAAAAAACGAAACCGGATCACGTGACGCATTCGTCACGCGGGCGCAGGAGACTGGTTTCACGGTGACCCCTGATGTCCCACTTGCGGACTATACGACATTCAAGCTCGGCGGACCTGCCGATTTGCTGGTGATTGCCGAACGCATCACCGATTTGATCCGATTGGTCAACCTGGCGCGTGGCGCCGGTCTCCCTTTCTTTGTCCTGGGGGGCGGCAGCAACATTCTTGTCAGCGATGCAGGCGTGCGTGGCCTGGTCATTGTGAATCACTGCCGCCAGATTGCCGTGACTGGCACGACGGTGACCGCTGAGAGCGGCGCGCCGTTAGCCGGACTGGCTCGCCGCACCATTCGCCAGGGGTTGGGCGGCCTGCAATGGGCGGTCAGTGTGCCGGGAACCGTGGGCGGCGCGGTGATTGGTAACGCCGGCGCACACGGCGCTTGCATGGCCGACAACCTGGTCTCGGCCGAGGTGCTGGATGGGCAGGGCAACCTGACGCTGTGGGCGTTGGCTGATTTTGCCTATGCCTATCGGTTCAGCCGGCTCAAGCGCCCGGCGGACGCACAGACCCGCGGCGCGGTGGTGCTGACGGCCACCTTTCATCTGCAGGAGGCGGACCGCGCGGCCCTGGCTGAGCAAGCGGCGCGTTTTCTGGCTCACCGCCGTGCGACGCAGCCGGTGGAGGCCAGCGCCGGTTCTATGTTTCAGAACCCGCCGGGGGATTATGCCGGGCGCCTGATCGAAGCGGCCGGCCTGAAAGGGGTGCAGGTGGGCGGGGTGCAGTTCAGCCCGCTGCATGCCAATTTCATCGTCAACCTGGGGACGGGACGGGCGAGCGATGTCGTGGCCGCGATGGACCTGGCCCGCAGCCGTGTGCAGGCGCAGTTTGGCATCAGCCTGCAGCCGGAGATTTTGCTGGTTGGGGGGTAGGGGCATGGCCTTGCGCCTGCCCGCGTGGGCGACCGCAAGGGTGCGCCCCTACAAATTGAGAAGATACCCCCAGGCCGCGAACCATTGACAGACAACGTGTGTGAAGGGGAGATGAGGAGTCGCCATGAGTAGGCGCAAACTACGTGTCGGGGTATTGTTTGGTGGCAAATCGAGCGAGCATGATGTCTCGCTCGTTTCAGCGCGTTCGGTGATGGCTGCCATTGACAAGACCCGCTACGAGGTGGTGCCGATCGGCATCGAACGCGACGGGCATTGGCTGCGAGGCGGCGACCCGATGGCGCAGTTGACTGCGGGCGAGTATGCCAGCCCTCTGCCGGCTGCGCAGTTGGCCCAGGACGCGGCGCCCCCGCGCGTTGATTTCGCCTTCCTCGCGGGGGAGACGGCCGTGCAACTGGTGAACGGCGCGTCGTCACCGATGGCGCCGCAGGTTGACATCATCTTTCCGGTGCTGCACGGCCCCATGGGCGAGGATGGCACGGTGCAGGGCCTGCTCGATCTGGTCAACATCCCCTACGTGGGCTGCGGGGTGCTGGCTTCCGCGCTGGGCATGGACAAGTTGGTATGCAAGGCGGTCTTCGCGGCGCAGCGGTTGCCGCAAGTGCCCTATGTGGGCCTGCTGCGCCGGCGCTGGGAAGCGGAGCCAGACGCCGTACTCGCTGAACTGGAGGCGCAGTTGCCCTACCCGATGTTCGTCAAGCCGGCCAACATGGGTTCCAGTGTGGGCATCAGCAAGGCTCACAACCGCCTCGAGTTGGCGGCCGGTTTGCACGAGGCTGCGCGTTACGACCGCAAACTGGTGGTGGAGCAGGGTGTGGATGGCCGCGAGATCGAGTTGAGCGTGCTTGGCAACGATGACGATGTGCTTGTCAGCCTGCCGGGCGAGGTGGTGCCGGGCAACGAATTCTATGACTATGCCGCCAAGTATCTGCTGGACAACTCACAACTGCTCATCCCCGCGCCGCTGACCCCGGCCTTGACCCAGGAGGCGCAGGCCCTGGCTCGCGCCGCGTACCTGGCGCTGGACGGGGCCGGCCTGGCCCGCGTGGATCTGCTGCTCGATCGCGGCAGTGAGCGCCTGTTCAT
The DNA window shown above is from Candidatus Amarolinea dominans and carries:
- the murC gene encoding UDP-N-acetylmuramate--L-alanine ligase gives rise to the protein MPTNERSAWRTWLGQPPGKTPPRLHLIGIGGSGLAAIARVLLQRGFRVSGSDRQESATLAELRSLGATAFVGHAAAQVAGADLVLISSAVPPDNPEVTAAQAAGVPVVKRQDFLGPLLHEQTLIAVAGTHGKTTTTGMVATILIGAGRQPGFIVGGLVRNLGVNAAAGAGQVFAIEADEYDHMFWGLHPTVAIITNAEWDHPDCYPTAALFAQAFDRFMRQVRPGGWLVACADDPGAQQLAAAYATDGGQVVHYGLTSGSLLHATEVDLLADGGSRAVVWQGAELMGTLRLQAPGMHNVRNALAALAACQCLGVAPAVALAQLAAYRGAGRRFEAKGEVNGIRVFDDYAHHPTEIRATLAAARHLAGAGRVWAFFQPHTYSRTLALWGDFCRAFGDADQVLVTDIFAARETDHLGVSGAGLAAAIVHPAVRYIAHLEEAANYLAQEMQPGDLLLTLGAGDGYLVGEMVLRIVKEHNGTNVRRSQDLSTNG
- the murB gene encoding UDP-N-acetylmuramate dehydrogenase gives rise to the protein MTPDVPLADYTTFKLGGPADLLVIAERITDLIRLVNLARGAGLPFFVLGGGSNILVSDAGVRGLVIVNHCRQIAVTGTTVTAESGAPLAGLARRTIRQGLGGLQWAVSVPGTVGGAVIGNAGAHGACMADNLVSAEVLDGQGNLTLWALADFAYAYRFSRLKRPADAQTRGAVVLTATFHLQEADRAALAEQAARFLAHRRATQPVEASAGSMFQNPPGDYAGRLIEAAGLKGVQVGGVQFSPLHANFIVNLGTGRASDVVAAMDLARSRVQAQFGISLQPEILLVGG
- a CDS encoding D-alanine--D-alanine ligase, whose protein sequence is MSRRKLRVGVLFGGKSSEHDVSLVSARSVMAAIDKTRYEVVPIGIERDGHWLRGGDPMAQLTAGEYASPLPAAQLAQDAAPPRVDFAFLAGETAVQLVNGASSPMAPQVDIIFPVLHGPMGEDGTVQGLLDLVNIPYVGCGVLASALGMDKLVCKAVFAAQRLPQVPYVGLLRRRWEAEPDAVLAELEAQLPYPMFVKPANMGSSVGISKAHNRLELAAGLHEAARYDRKLVVEQGVDGREIELSVLGNDDDVLVSLPGEVVPGNEFYDYAAKYLLDNSQLLIPAPLTPALTQEAQALARAAYLALDGAGLARVDLLLDRGSERLFINEINTMPGFTSISMYPKLWEASGLAYGALIERLLELALARHADRQRNVTTR